The DNA sequence GGGGAAAGAGACTCGGTTGTTATAGTTGAACCCTGGGAAAGGGTACTGCTGTCCGGGGTAAGTGTAGTATTGTCCTGGGAAAGTGTAATACTGTGAGGGGAAATGATTGTAGTATTGTCCTGGGTACCAATAGTTGTTAGGGGCAACGTTCCATCCTAAACCACCAGCGGCGGCAGCGGATGCAGCGGCGTTTCCACCAGCAGCGGCAGCGGAAGCAGCAGCAGCATTCTGACCAGCAGCGGCAGCAGCAGCGGCGGCGGCGTTTCCTGCAGCAGCGGCGCTGGCGGCAGCTGATCCACCCCCAAGACCGAACAATCCTGTGTTAAGTCCTCCAGTGCTAACGACACCAGTGCTAACTCCATTGCCACCAGTACTGACGAGTCCTTGATATCCCCCATAGGGACCCTGTGATTGAACACCGTAAGAACATCCCCATGGCCCACATCCCCCGTAGTAGTCAGATTTGGGGTACTCTAAGGAGTCTGCAAATGCGCAGGCCACAATGCAGGCAACAGCAATGAATCGCAGCATTTTCTGAAATATAACGTGATATTCGTATTGCTAAATGAACTTTGGTTGATGTATAACACATATGTAGCTGTTGATATCACTTTGGTTTACTAGTTTCCTTAAACGTAATAGTGATACAggatacatattttttttttaaaattccatcaGTACTATTCATTTTAAAGGTAAAATGGtaaaatgataatgattaaCAGTGAGTAAAATTCAGTGTTAGTATTTCTTGAAATAATGCAGATGAAGTCAAGATATACACAGATAAATGACAAAATGCTTACCTGGATTTTTGTATCAGTCTTGTGAGTTCAACGGTTCTTGTGTTGTACTAAACTGTTTAATTTGGTCTGTGTTTTTATAGCGTTAGAAACAAAGACGTCACACTAAATGGTGGTCCTTgcggtttgatttgattttggcTATAATTACACAACTAGTAAAGAAGCGAAGGAAATAAACTTTTGATTGACATGAATGACTCTTTAAGTAAAGAGCCTCGATTTATAATGCTCGGAGATGTTTTTATCTAGAATGGACTATAGCTGTCATAAAAGTGAATGGAATTGCTTACATCATCGCGCTAACAATTAAAAGACATTGCTGGTAACAAATGTATACAGTCTTCTGCTCTCACCATTAAGAAGGTATTAAAACTAAGATTTTTTATTAATCATGTTTACGAGGTTGATGTGTCCTATATAGGTGTTATACCTTTCATAATAAACACACATAAAGAGTATGTGAGTGAACTCTTTCACCGCCTTTACAGGTAATTCATATTCCCTATAGCCGTTTGTTTTATGATTGTGGATGGCAAAGCTTTAGACACAAATTTCATTCGCAATACTCATTGACttcaattattaaatatttagtcaaaaaattcCCTCTTTCGTTTCGAAATTGAAGGGCGTAAAATATCCTTGACAAGGAAGTCCAGAAAACAAATAAACCACATCGAATCTTCGCTATAACATCGGATGAGTTAACATTCTCAGATATTACTGATCCATGAGAAAGTTAGCTTTGCAAAATGATGACAGTTTATCTTCTGcagaatgaaatgaaattattgctATCTATCAGTTCGAGAGGACACAGACactgatctctctctctctctctctctctctctctctctctctctatatatatatatatatatatatatatatatatatatgacaatgGAATGCATTTTGACCACGGAATACTCTTCTTAGGCAGTTGATCTTAACTTTTGTTTATCAAGGAGTTGGTTTTTGCCTTACTCTTAATTCGtaattgttcgttattttcaaatttcatttttgaaatagaaatgGTGCATTATTTGTTAATTAGATATCATAATGATTTTTAGATTTTGCTAGAATGATCTTTTACCAAGAAATATTAAACCAATTGATTTAAAGAAGGTGAAAAAAGAGCCAGAGAATGATAGAAACGTAATCAGACCGTCTGTCTTGTTGGTGTATTTCAACAATTAGacaaatatatatcaacaaGAGCAGCGTTAATTCTGCTCATCATGTGAAATGGTTTAAGTTGTTTTATCTTAAATCTAAAGTAAAAACTCTCATTAGCTTTATATGGATGTGGAAATAAAAAGTTTGAACTGAACTGTATCGAAGTGTTTTTCATGACGTTTGTATATTATATCTTAAAAGAGAAGTGAATATTACAAACATATATCTATCTCATAActatctcataattcctatatcTGATGAAACCTATAAatgatacaaaatcaagagCAGGAGAAACATGGAGCCCTGGTAACAGCAGGGGTAGGAGCAATTGTTTAGGAGGGGTAAGAATTTCCTGTGGATCAGTACTGTTCTCCAGTGCCACTAAAATGAGAAAACCCAAGACATGTGTGAAATTGGTTTACTACTTCTGCAATAGTCCGCTAAATAGGACTGGTGCTCTCATTGTTTTTTTACGGAAGGATTTGTTTGGGAAACTCTCAAAATACTTTCTTCAAGAACTCCAAGAGTAAGGTTTTATCAGTGATCATGGACTTCTTCTAATGATAACCGACAGAGCTAGGCTGGGGTTACAATAGGCGTATAATGTATACGTACGTACGCATAGATAGGATAGCCATCTCAACTCTTCGCTGAAAGAGATGATTAAGATATGCTCTAACAAACGGTTCTGCAAAGATTTTATATTGTTAGGAATCAAATTTGTTGAGGTCCACGCctctattttgaattgagcaATAAAACGGATTTCAGAATTGATATAATAGCAATGTAGAGGATGAAAAAGTGAAGTTAACAGGGACAAATCTCATGAATCCAATATAAAAACTATAAAATTAacggggcatggacacgatttaaaCTAAACAATTTcagatttcatttttcaatttctAATGATTAGAATGCTaaattaagatatttctaatggtcgGCAAAAATGTGAATGTCATTTGTCGAGGTATGTTgaagatacagagctcacaattctttgttatgtaaacgaGGCTCGTGCCacgtttttgtttacataggttgaaTATACTAGCAAAAGTCTGTTTAAAGCAGATGTTTCAATTTATAAGTTCATTCAGAATGTACAACTtaatacggtaccaatttttatgcaccagatgcgcattacaattaaatagtttctagtgtttagcacaaattattttcttttaaacatgcttttttctattaaacaatatatatgtaaacaaaaacatgacacgagccttgtttacataacaagaaattgtgagtgttgtatctcacttatctctcaaaatttgatattcaaattttggttgacaattagaaatactttagttaagcattgtaaacaacaaaATTGGAATAATAACATTTTCAGTTCAATCGTGTCCATGCACCTTTAAGAGAAGTGTAATATGGACAAGGGAtataccagaggagggatcaggtgcttagaagGAAGAgtcatcccctgttaaccggttaCGTCA is a window from the Ostrea edulis chromosome 5, xbOstEdul1.1, whole genome shotgun sequence genome containing:
- the LOC130046269 gene encoding AT-rich interactive domain-containing protein 1B-like is translated as MLRFIAVACIVACAFADSLEYPKSDYYGGCGPWGCSYGVQSQGPYGGYQGLVSTGGNGVSTGVVSTGGLNTGLFGLGGGSAAASAAAAGNAAAAAAAAAGQNAAAASAAAAGGNAAASAAAAGGLGWNVAPNNYWYPGQYYNHFPSQYYTFPGQYYTYPGQQYPFPGFNYNNRVSFPYSGLNLGGGSAAASAAAAGIGNTAAASAAAASGFNGFNDGIIFGGSRRSFGSRRLRKVY